AGTGTTTTATTATCCTCTCTTTTTCCTTGTTTATCCTTTCTATGTTCTTATAGGGGTAGATGCATTCTTTGAACATGTCATATTCTACTGTCGCATAGGGGTACTTGTTTAATTCTTTGCAGATTTTCGCTAATATTTCACCTAGAAATTTGTTCATCTCAACCTTGACTCTTTCCCTTATCATCTTGTCACTGTCAAGGTGTTGCTTCATAAGTCTTACAACCTCAGCCTTTGCAAATGGTAATTCCTCTTTTTCACTCTCCTGCACCATAAAATTTTACCTCCTTCTACCATATGATTAGCCTGCCGGTTATATAAATATTTGGATAATTGAAATAATCTTAAATTTTTTAAATGGGCTGGGGGTATATTTTAGAAAATATTAAAAGCAATTTTAAGCAAGATTAAAACAGGTCACAATTTGCTCATTTCCAAACTTAAATCTAATACAGGCGTTGAATGTGTGATAAAACCCATTGATATCACATCAACCCCAGTAGCAGCATATTTATGAATATTATCAGGGTTTATGCCACCTGAAGCCTCGATGATAACATTATCCCTCAAGTTTTCCCTTTCAAGTGCACTGATAACATCCTTAATAACTGATGGCCTCATATTATCAAGGAGTATTATATCAGCACCACACCTTGCAGCTAGAATAGCATCCTCAACAGACTCAACCTCTACTTCTATCTTCTTCGTGAAACTTATATAGGACCTAACCTTCCTGATAGCCTCCTCCAAATCTCCGATGAGTGAAATATGATTATCTTTTATCATAGCACAATCGTCAAGCCTGAAACGGTGAGTGTCACCCCCACCAATACGGATGGCATGTTTTTCCCACCATTGCAAGCCGGGTGTTGTCTTACGAGTTCCAGCAATTATAATCTTGGGGTTATATTTTCGCGCCCTCTGCACTAAATTATATGTGGTAGTGGCTATACCGCTCATCCTCATCATCAGATTAAGGAGGGTTCTTTCAATAAGGAGAATATGCCTTGCATCCCCTTTCATTGAGAGTATGATTTCATCCTCTCTAACCTTATCACCATCTAACTTATATGCTTTAAAGTCTAAATTGAAATCATCACATGTAATCTCTGCAACCTCAACCCCAGCTATTATACCATCATCATTGGATATGACCTCTGCCTCGGCTTCCAAGCCAACTTCTATAAGTGCGTTAGTTGTTATATCCTCAAAGCCCATATCCTCTTTTATTAATCTCCTTAACATATCAATCAAAATGTTCACCCTCCCTTTATGATATATTAACGATGGGATTATAAACCTTTTACAAAGGCTGGTGTGATAAAAATGGAATTAATATTCCTCGGAACCTCGGCAGCAATACCCTCAAAGAAAAGAAACCATACCGCAATAGCTTTAAAAGCATTCGGTGAAGTGTTCCTATTCGATTGTGGAGAGGGGACTCAGCGGCAGATGGCGAAGGCAAAGGTAAGTCCAATGAAGATAGAAAAAATATTCATAAGCCATTTACATGGGGACCACCTCCTAGGTTTGCCTGGGATGATCCAGACAATGGCATTCCGTGGGAGAGAAGAACCCTTACACATATTCGGCCCAGCAGGCCTCAAGGAAATGCTTGAGGCGGCGATGAAACTTGGATATTTTTCAATGAACTTTGACGTTTATGTGCATGAGATAAGTGCTGGTAAGATCATAGAAAAGGAAGAATATGTTATAAGTTGTGTTGAGACAGAGCACACAGTACCTAACCTATCATATTGTTTCGAGGAAAAGAAAAAGCCTAGGTTTTTAAGGGATAAGGCTATAAAGTTGGGTTTAAGACCTGGACCAGCATTTGGGAAGCTCCATAGGGGCATCCCAGTACGTTTAGGTGACAGGATCATAAGACCGGAAGAGGTTCTTGGAAAACCACGGAAGGGTATTAAAATAACATATTCAGGTGATACAAGACCATCCGAGAATCTTGTAAAATTGGCTAAAAATTCCCATATACTCATCCATGAAGCCACATTCGAAGCAGGTAAAGAAGATAAAGCTCTTGAAACTGGACACTCCACCGCTTCTGAGGCTGCTGAGATCGCTAAAGAATCCAATGTGAAAAACCTGATCTTAACACACCTTAGCACCCGTTATAAACGATCTGATATTATCGAAAAGGCGGCCAGGGAAATATTTAAGAATACTATAGTAGCCTATGACCTCATGTCTGTTGAGGTGAGGAAATATGCAACCGAAGATGATAATTGAAGGTTTAGTCATTATAGGGGTTACAATATTCGCCACATTAGTTATAACAAGGTGGATTTCGCGTCTGCTTTACAAAAGCGCGAAAAAATGGGAATTAGATTTAACAGTAATACATGTGTTAAATGATATAATAAAATACACCTTATATATATTAGCAGTGGCCATAATCTTGAAATGGTTCGGGATCGATCTTACCGGGCTAATTTTAAGTATAGGGATAGTAGGTGTTGCAGTAGGCTTCGCTGCTAGAGATACATTAGCAAATTTTATATCAGGACTTTTCATACTTGCAGATAAAAGTTTCAAGATTGGTGACGTCATCGAAATTTCCAACCAAAAAGGTACCGTTATAAAAATGGGTTTCAGGACAACAACAATATGCACTCCTGACAATAAAATTATAACAATACCAAATTCTTCTTTTTCAAAAAACCCCTATGTTAATTATACAGCGTCCCATAAGCGTAGGATAGATCTCAAGGTAAACATACCCCTGGAGGTTGATATAAAAGAATTTGAAGAAAAGATAAAAGAGATAATCAGTAAAATAGATGGTCTCTTACCAGAACCAGAACCTAATCTCATCATATTGGAGATTGCAGATACTGGTATAATCGCTAAAGTAACAGCTTGGACTGACAAAACAGATAAAGTTGTCTATTACAAGTCTATAATAGGAGAAAATATCAAAAAACTTATTAAAAGGTGAAAAATGAGAAAATACAAAATATACTCAATAATTATAATCATCATTTCTATAATGATATCATCCCTCATTATAATAAAAGGGTGCCATGACATTGAAAAGGTGGAAACTTCACAACGCCACCTCGAAGAGTACAAGAAAGCCCCAAAAGAACTTTTAAACCCAGAAATACACACTAATACAGGGTATACTGTCATAGGGAAACTGATAATACCCAGCATAGGCTTGGAAGCTTGGATAAGAGAAGACACAGTTAACGCCTATGATTCGGTCTACCATTACCCTGAAAGCGTAATGCCGGGAGAACCCGGAGATTGCGGCCTACTCGGACATAGAACAAGATATTCAGGGCCATTCCAATTAATAGGAAACTTAAAGCCAGGAGACATAGTGATAATAGAGGACTTCATAACCTCCAAAAAATACACATACAAGGTAATATCCAATGGTGAAGATATAAGATGGGACTACAAAGAAAATCCTATAAGATTCGCACAGACAGGAAAAGCAAGACTAATGCTCATAACATG
The nucleotide sequence above comes from Methanothermobacter tenebrarum. Encoded proteins:
- the nadC gene encoding carboxylating nicotinate-nucleotide diphosphorylase; amino-acid sequence: MLRRLIKEDMGFEDITTNALIEVGLEAEAEVISNDDGIIAGVEVAEITCDDFNLDFKAYKLDGDKVREDEIILSMKGDARHILLIERTLLNLMMRMSGIATTTYNLVQRARKYNPKIIIAGTRKTTPGLQWWEKHAIRIGGGDTHRFRLDDCAMIKDNHISLIGDLEEAIRKVRSYISFTKKIEVEVESVEDAILAARCGADIILLDNMRPSVIKDVISALERENLRDNVIIEASGGINPDNIHKYAATGVDVISMGFITHSTPVLDLSLEMSKL
- a CDS encoding class E sortase — its product is MRKYKIYSIIIIIISIMISSLIIIKGCHDIEKVETSQRHLEEYKKAPKELLNPEIHTNTGYTVIGKLIIPSIGLEAWIREDTVNAYDSVYHYPESVMPGEPGDCGLLGHRTRYSGPFQLIGNLKPGDIVIIEDFITSKKYTYKVISNGEDIRWDYKENPIRFAQTGKARLMLITCYPPGRTDAAWITYCELINTQ
- the rnz gene encoding ribonuclease Z, which gives rise to MELIFLGTSAAIPSKKRNHTAIALKAFGEVFLFDCGEGTQRQMAKAKVSPMKIEKIFISHLHGDHLLGLPGMIQTMAFRGREEPLHIFGPAGLKEMLEAAMKLGYFSMNFDVYVHEISAGKIIEKEEYVISCVETEHTVPNLSYCFEEKKKPRFLRDKAIKLGLRPGPAFGKLHRGIPVRLGDRIIRPEEVLGKPRKGIKITYSGDTRPSENLVKLAKNSHILIHEATFEAGKEDKALETGHSTASEAAEIAKESNVKNLILTHLSTRYKRSDIIEKAAREIFKNTIVAYDLMSVEVRKYATEDDN
- a CDS encoding mechanosensitive ion channel family protein; translated protein: MQPKMIIEGLVIIGVTIFATLVITRWISRLLYKSAKKWELDLTVIHVLNDIIKYTLYILAVAIILKWFGIDLTGLILSIGIVGVAVGFAARDTLANFISGLFILADKSFKIGDVIEISNQKGTVIKMGFRTTTICTPDNKIITIPNSSFSKNPYVNYTASHKRRIDLKVNIPLEVDIKEFEEKIKEIISKIDGLLPEPEPNLIILEIADTGIIAKVTAWTDKTDKVVYYKSIIGENIKKLIKR